The Chelonoidis abingdonii isolate Lonesome George chromosome 11, CheloAbing_2.0, whole genome shotgun sequence genomic interval aagttcaaaaccCGACCGTATGACCCGCCTGCTGTTTGGTTCCAGTCATCATCTGTCCAGAGCCATCTCCCATAGCCCTCTGAAAAGTCATCCCAGAAAAGTAAAGGCTCCGTCCCTTTGCTGACCCACTccgtgggtggggaggggattccGTGTGCTGACGGACAACACCTGGGTGAGGCGCTAACTAACGCTGCCACATGGGTGGGGGACCACACTGTCTGCGACTCCAGCCTGGAAAAGAACCGCGCAGGCCAGAGCCTCTGGCCTCGCAGAAACCACTCAGCAGAAGACCCAGCTAGGAAGGGTTTCTGGTGGAACGGGCTGGAGttcccgagctggggctggggctgggcccacGAGGGGAGAATTCCGGCTGTCTCCTATTGCCCCGTCCCGTAAGGCCAGTTGAATGTGCTCCCAGACAGCAGCATGTCCCTAATTAGTGTTTCAATGGGCGTCTTCCCCACCAGTCTCATAAAGAAGAGCTGAGAGATGAGTGAAGCTGGCACTGCCCGGAGCGCCGGGAGCCGCAGCAGGAGCCTGCCAAAGCGCTGGGGCTGAGACGGGTACTGGGCACGGACATACTCCGTGAGGGCCACCTGAGCTTTCTCTTGCAAGCTCTCCACGTGGGCAGGGTCCGAGAGGCCGCAGGCATCTGCAAaaggcaggggggaaggagggggagaattGTTAGCAGGGAACAGAGATTGCACAGCTCCAGATGTCCCCACCAGACTGTGCTAAGGGCTGGGCAAACGCCGACACACGGTAGTGCTCCACTTCCGAGATGCGAAGGCCGGGCAGGGCTACTAGCTCCTCTCCTCTGACTGCGTGTGTCCCAGGTCATCACATGGCTCAGTTACCCCATATCCAACCCAGCACCACCGCTAACACTCCTGGCGGACCAGCACCACCCGGAGAGCTGGTCGGCCATGATGGGAGCAGCAGGGCAGTTATCAGCACTCTCACCTCCGTGGCCCAGAAGGCCCCGAGATGGCCAATCCATCCATCGCCCTGCACCTTCTGCAGCCACTCACACCAGAGCAAACCCCTCCTGCTCTGCCAGGTGCAGGGGAGATGAACTGGGCCCACGGCATGCAGCCCACCCAGTCCAGGGGCCACCAGCACGGCAGACCATGGTACCTACCTACCTTAGGGCTTCCATCACCCTCGAATCTAAGCACTTCCTGGGAGAGTTGAATTAACACAGCAAGGTCCCTTAGCAGGATCTTCtgctcctacccctcccttggCTACAGAAGGGCCAGAATCTATGCCTGGgctgtgtgatggagtagggactgtctgtgtggggaacgggaaagcaggggatgtctgtaggtgagggacaggtagtcaggttgtaatgtgagccggcaggggggagggggagctgctgggcggaggagaagcaaacaaaggggtttttttcggccggaggaggagaggcaggacagtttgggtttgggctatggggaggaattcaggggatcctagctgggatccaagcaccctgaacccccagaaggactcagtgtaGGGGTCcgggactgtgcctgcaagctctgctgtaacctgtgttcctgctgtccaataaaccttctgttttactggctggataaaagtcagtgtgggtcccaggaagaggggtgcagggccagactccgtgacaggctGGCAGTCAGCattgtctagtggatagagcactgtcTTGGGGTATAAGGGACATGGGtgtcaattcctggctctgccactggacCCActcagtgaccttgggcaagtcaccccctcccgccccacgtgcctcaattttcctatctatacaatggggataacaatactgcACTCTGATGGAAAGAGCTCTATAAAGCAAGGGATTAGTCTGTAATCGGTCAGCAGGGACAAAGCTTCCTcaaatgaacagaagaggctgaacccctccccacctcttatGGCACAATATCGCCCTTGAGAGCAGCACGGTTGCAAAAATGCTCCGTGGGAAGCCTCAGAGTGGGCGTGTAGACTGGTTTCAGTGTAAACCCAGGGTAGACCCACTGCTCCCACTGCAGGCTGCATTGGCACAGGAGCCCTGAGATGCCAACAACACAATCATGTAGCCGGGCATAGCCTGCCAACCCTGCATCGACAGCTTTCATTTGAGTTCCCTGAAGTCAATCTCTAAGTATGAGCAACTCACCCTGCCAGCTGATGCAGAAACGCTGCCGGCTTCTATTTTATTAACCATCCAGCAGCTCGTGGCAGGGTTATCTGCCAGCCCAGATATTTTAAGAACACGGCAGCACTGCCACGTTAAACGGAGGTGGAAAGGCATCAAGCCAGGGCCTGCCGGTGCCTGTCTGTCACATGGCGATGGCCCTGCAGTCAGGACAAGTCCTAGAAcatccttttctcctcccccgcCTCCACCATCTTGCATCTTTGGCTACCTTGACCTTCCTGTCACGTTTCCCAATTAAATCCAATTACCGGCATTCAGCAGCTATCCATGCAACACTGCATTAGACGCCTGGCGCGCATGTCTCACTACTGCGAGCCAAACATTGTACTGTCTGGCCCCCACGCAAATGGCCTCTTACCTAAACAAGAACAAGCCTGCGGGTGCTTAATCCAACCACAAGGGGGTAGCGCGACTGGGTTTTTAATATAAACGATACAAGCCAGAAAACCCAACCCAGACTATTTGATTTGTGAGAGGACAGAAACTTTATCTCGTTCGCTGGCAGTGGGCAGGAGAACGAGCTGATTGGCTGACGAGCTACAATTGGTGATTAAATTCAAACCCCACATTGTCAGGCTGCTCTGGTCAACGCATCCATTAAAGGGCCCATCctgtcatttttttcccctctctaggaaggaggaagcagcagcaggccaGGCAGTGTTAGATAGCCAGGTTACTCCGCTAGCTCCCCTCGGGAGCTAGGGACCCCTGGGATCGTGCAGTGGATACACAGGCCAACCGGATTGCTACCTTGCGTGGAGGTTGGAATGGCTCGTAAAGGGACACACCTTTTGCGTTGTGCTGCAGTATTTACAGATACAAGTTGTTCCATTCTTAGGGCAAAGGCTCTTTAATGTATCTTATAAAGTTAACTGGTTGCGACTGACTTATCTGGAGCTTTAACATTACGTGAAACCCATGGAGCGTCTCCCCCCGCTGGAAAGTCACCTTGCTCACAGGATGTGCATTGGAGTCACTACCTTTAGGCTGGAGcctatgggaattaggcaccctcATCAGACTGAAACACCACAAGAGttaggtacttttgaaagttttatcccTATATCCCATCGAAACCCAACATGACCGAGGTCCCTATGTGACTTGGTagctttttgaaaaattttaccctGCGGGCTTGAAGCCCTTAGGTTACTTTGAAAACCTCAGGCTTCAGACTGCTCCTGGGGCCACCTACAACCACCACATGCTAATTTGGCTCAATGGACGGTATCTCTGACGCACATCCCGTCACCTCACCATCGTTAGCATCTTTATCCTCACAACGCCCCCAGGCAGTGCTACTATCCCCACTGTACAGAACCGAGGGACTAAGCCTGGCTAGCCCTAagagacttgcccatggtcatgcaggaaggtcagtggcagaggagggaatgtCCCACTCAAGCACCCAAAACACTGAATCATCCTTGTTCTCTAGTATCCGTTAATTACAACTCCGGGGCTTTGCACTAAGGTCATACAGTGCAAAGGCTTCCTgaggagggacggggagggtgccGCAGATTCATAAATACCAACACACAGAAGGAGGAGTTTTCAGAGCAGCCTGTCGCTCTTCCAGGACCACTGCTCTACGAGCAGGAAGACCCGTTTCCccaaggcagagcagggaaaatcTCGTCACGGGGCCAATCACATCGATGAGGGGAGTAGGGTTTCATTTCACAGAATTACAGCACCAACTTACGAACGTACTCACACCTCCTTGTCAGCTGTTTGACACAGGCCACCTTGATTACACTGAACTCATCAGCaccacaaaagtgatttttcctcccttcttgtcaTCTGTTGAGAACaacccacttccaccttaatcgAACTGGCTCATTAGCACTGGCCTCCCACTCGGTAAGGTAATGCCCATCTTTTCaggtgctgtgtatttatatctgctcctgtattttccactccatgcatctgatggaagtgggttctagcccacgaaagtttatgcccaaataaatttgttagtctctaaggtgctacaaggactccttgctgtttttgctgatacagactaacacggctaccgctctgacaCCTAGTGCTAACTTTGACTTCCGAGGGTGGCCCCCATCCTTGCAGCATCTCGTGGTGGCTGCCTCCTTTCTCATCATTAAGGGAAGCATCTCTTAAATGCAAGGATGATTACGTGCTTTGGTGCAATTAGACGTCACAATGGGAGCAGCTGTGATATTACCGGCGCTATCCTCCTCTTGTGGCAGAAGTGGGCGGTGGAGAATGTTCCACATGGCAGCAAGAGACAGGGGTTcaaggcccagctctgccaccgactCCCCAGAGggcctggacaagtcacttagggccagccTTTTAAAGGTATTGGTGGACGCAGGTgcctagctgcttttgaaaaatctccctaGCAGCCACtgacatctttaggtgcctaaataccttttaaaaacctgGTTCATCattgctccctgcctcagtttcccacctgtaaaatggggatactgatccttcctttgtcttgtctatttagtctGTAGCCTTTTGGGGGCACGGCCTGGCtctgactgtgtgtgtgctgcagccggCCTGGAGCTCAGCTGAGACCTGTAGCCGTAACACTGTCATGAAGATTAGCATGAACCAGCCACTCACCTGGCGTGAAGAGGGCTATGGCCTTCAGGCAGCTGTATTCGGCAGAATCAACTTGCAGCCTGTTCAGTTTTTCCACCTGATCCTGAAATATCCGGATCTGGTCCATGAAGGACACCACGCGGTCTGCGGACATGGGGGAGGCGTGGAAGCCGGCCGCGGCTAGCAGGGGGGCCATGTGCAGCGGCAGCGCCGACTGCGCGGCGTTGAGGACGAACAGCTCACTCCAGCTCAGGCGCAGCAAGGCCACCTGGTCCGAGACTGGCAGGTCGGGGAAGAAAGGGATGTTCCGGGCCCACTCCACCGTGCTGAAGAGCAGCCTGGCCGCCAGCTCGCAAATGTTGTCGATGCCCATCACGCTGCCCTGCTGGGCATACTGCGAGCCGTAGCGGGCAGTCGGGTAGGGCTCTGCCCGGAGCAGCTGGGAAATGAGTTCCGAGACCGGCTGCCCGTTGTAGTACTCCCCGCTGGGCATGGCGTTCGGGCTGGTgctggagtgggtgggggggatCCTGCCTCTCTGGACAGCTGGAAAGGAAGCAAGAGGAGAGATTAGATCCCACATGGCAACGGCACGTGCTGTCGCTATCATCGCAACGTCGTCTTGGGCATTCAGTCCAGCCacgtccccaccccagaggctgcAAGCGGCTACAAGATGAGGCAGTCGCTGTTATGAGTATTACGGTAGCATCTAGGGACCCCAGCAGAGATCAGGGGCTGGCAGGCTTGGAGCAGCACCTACTTGCATCCAATCCAGGACAGACCCTGCCTCAGAGTCTGaacaggcaaagggtgggaggggaaactgaggcacagagcagggcaatgacttgcctaaagtcacccaGCAGCTCCGTGGCGGAGCCGGACTCCCAGAGCAATACCTGGCCCACTGGGCCTCATTAGAATCAGTTTGGGAGCTGTAAACGCCCCGTGTAAGGACCGGGGTTGCCAGCAGAGTGGGCTCCTCAAACCTTCAGCACCACAGCTCAGGCCTCAGAGCGCAAGGGTCACTCCATTAACTGGTATCAGTAGCAGGCTGTTATCCAGCCCTTGGAGGGGTACATGACGCATACCTGGCCAGTTACACACACTAGAAATATTGATCTGAAAGTAAGATAAACCTCCTTAGCACTTTGGTGATAtcacccctcccccgctccctaATTAGCTGTAAATGAGTGCCTAACCCCAGAGATCCGTGACACAGCTAGGGCCTCTAGCGAAGGGCATTGAATGACAGATGCAGGCCCCCAGGTCTCTTCTAGAGCATTTAAAGCTTGGGAGATAGGCCTGGTTTTAGCACCAGAAGCATGGAGGACTCCTGGGGTTAAGGACGAGGAGCCCCCAGAGCCGAACAAGGAGATCAGCACCACATGGGGTTTTGCAAGAGGGTTAAGGAAACCCAGGATCAATCTGCAGATAATCTTGGCCTCTGGGACAGCTGATTTCATCTCCATTAGCAGGCAGGATTCCAAACTGCACTAAGTCTAGGTTTCTAATCTCCAAGTGGTCACGTGAAGTTATAAAATCCCGCCCTTTGCTCTGTAGTGAGATGAGGGCCAACCAAGGTCATCTATGCAATGGAAACATACATCTTCAGTACGCTTGTTAACCCTGGAGGTGCTCCTCCTCCTAACTGCATGCTAAGAAAGCTATTTTTCAGCCCCCTTTAGCAcccactgtttgctcagcccccagTAATTAATTTATGGGCTGTTCTTGCAGCACTTAAATTAGAGCTCTAAATCATAGTAAGTGACAACAGTGCTGTCCTGACTGGCCGGGAAGGACGAAATTAAGTCCTGCTCCTAATATCGCTTCCCTGTGCTATTTACATTTCTACCACCGCCTGGGGAGAAGTAAATACTCGGTGGCTAACCGAACCACAGAAGGATGCCACTGCCCTCGATCTTTGCCCACAGCAAGGTGGAATCTGCCCAGAACAATGGTTGTGATTTTCAAGGTGCGTACTTAAAATTAGGTACCTAATTCCATATTTAGGCAGCTTAAATACTACTACCTAGTGCTTTATATCAGTAGAGCTCAAAGTGTGTtgcatggagaaactgaggcacagggaggggaaaggacttgcccaaggtcacccagaagaccagtggcagagacaggaagagagaacctagatctcctgagtcccagtccagtgtgcACTGAGAAAATCCCATTGGGCTCAGCAGAGCACCGCTGCAAACCAGGATGCTCATCTAAGCATCCAACTTTATACAGCTAAGTGTCAAGTGCTGGCCCCTTTCTAGTGGGATTGGCCAGTCTTGTCATGAGCATCAAGAATGGATTTCGGTCCCACGAATGTAGCtgaaactcccccacccccaacttccaTCCCAGGGAGATTCAAGCATTTTAAGCTTGCAAGACAGACCAGCGTGGGCACTTCAATCACCCGTCCAGTTGTTGGGTCAGATCTCTGGAGGGGCCACACCCATTTACACTGGCAGAGGATCTGTCCTTTGGCCCAGATTCACTGAAGCAGCGTAAATGACTCAAGCGTGTGCATAAGCGTTTTGCTAACTTGGAGCCTAAATCTGTTACCTTGAGCACAGCCTGAAATCCACCCAGTGTCGCTGCCCACTGGGGCCCAGCGCACAGCTACTCTCGCTGTGCTCATTAACAGATGTCACGCACATGACTTTACTGGCAAGCACAGAGCCTTAAGTCATGAGAGACACCTCGCGCCTTGTCTCCAAACCTTTAGCCTCTGCTGCCAACCTGCAGAcgcggggagggaagggatgcCGTGGAAGAGGAAAATGACTGCAAGCAGGAGGTGCTAATTTCATGGGGACTcgccacctctgaaaatcagatgcaACAGGCTCTctcctgatttatgccagctgggaatctggccagCAGAGGCACCCAATCTCACTGAATGCCATGGAAACATGGCTGTGTGTGAAGAGCTTCAGGAAAGGAGCGAAGAATTTCTTGTTCCTCTCgttctagtcccagctttggCCTGGCCTGCTGGGAGACCTTGGGGATGTCACTGCcccgctccatgcctcagttttcccatttcacagaggagGTGAATGATCCTGCCCTCCCACGAAAAGCACATTGAGGTCCCGAGATGAAAAGCGCTGGAGACTATTAAATACAAATCCTGCCTGACATCAAGCAAAAAGCGAGTGGTGAATTTGTCTGCTAAACTCTGTTCATGCTGTTACCCATCCTTCCCCGACCCTGCCTCTCATCACATCCTCTCTGACACCTCATGCCCCCGCCTTGCACCTTGTGGTCTGACACCAAGACAAATTGGGTGTGAAATGCCAACGAGGAACATCCAGTGTTTTACTAGTGTCTCGCTTTGCACTGGTGTCAACAATGGCACAATGTGGGTGGGGAATCTGGGATGGGGACTGTGGTCACCTCCCACAATAGAGCTTTGATCCCTGATGGGGGTTGTCACGTGCTACTCTAAGTAGGTCTCTAATGTCCTGCGTTCCCCTTGTGCAAATCACTCTGCCAGCTCCATTGCTCAAAACCCTTGTCAGCTCTTCCcaacaggactctgttgcttgtCACTCCCTTCCCAAGCAACCCCCAAGGCCCTAGCAAAACCGCAACGTTTGCAGCTAGCCATCTTGTCCAGTCAGTTCTGCTCTCAGACCTCGTGGAGCAACAGTGGCAGCAGcccctctgaaaaaatcaggcagCCAGGGTCTCAAGTCAAGCATCCTGAATGAGTGGCTGCTTCTGAAAACTCTGGCCTAAACTCTTTTGTTCAAATGAAGATTGCAAACCTAAGAACTTGGAATGGccaaactggatcagacccatggccCATTTAGTCCAGTAGCTTCCAACCATGGCCAAAACAAACTGCTTCAAAAGGAAGgcacaagaaaccctgcagtggaCAGTTATGGGATAAtttggggaaattccttcctgacccgccattggtttatgccctgaagcaagaAGCTTTATAGCCACTCCAAAGCTCTTGGTTATTTTTAATGCTTCCTACAACACCTTTGGATATTCTCATTCTCCATAGACATGTTCTGCCTCAGTTAGAAACCACTCTGCTGCATTCTGAGTGCCAGTGCTATCTTATGGCAATGAGTGCCAATGGCATGTTGTCGGAAAGGATTTGCTGAGATTGCCACCTCTCAAGTGCACTGCCTGGCTCCTTGACTGCGCCTTGTGACATGGCACAGAGGAGTTCCTGATCGAGGCGGGACTCCTGCGttaaggggaggagagaaggtgcTGAGTAACAGGGATTCCTCTGCTTTCCAGCTCTGGAAAGTTGAGAAATGGACTcaagaaatgctttaaaatgttctGGGTTCTACTCTCAATGCAACATGATGCCAAGATAAAGAGAACAGCCGCTAACGTCATCTGCTGCCCATACGCCCCCCCGATACATTGCCACAGAAATGTGCATAACTGAGTCAATATTGGAACTGCAAAGGATTATTCTAAGTTCATCTCAGTTTCCATCTGCGACCTTTAAAGCTGCTAGGTCAGGTGGTCTGGTACAAGGTTCCAGGTGAGTCATCGACTCGAGCCAAGGCTTTGGCTTTCCAAACAAACACCACCTGTTGGACTGGTACGGGAGCCGCCCAAGGGCGGACTGAAACCGCAGAAAGGGTTTTGTATTCTGCCCTGAGACTGGGATTTCACTGTGACAATAACGGCTGCTCCCAGATCTCACAATCCGTGCGGGGATTCCCTGACCAGCTCCTAGGACAGCAGGTGCGCTCCACAAGACCTTGTggtaagggccagatcctcgACTGTGTTTCCTTGGGGCAATTCCGCTGACGACAAAGGAGTCTTGCTGGCATCAAACCAGCAGAAGGGTATTAGCTCAGTCTCTCCAACTGCAGCAACGGTGCACAAGATACACAGGGAGCaaaatcctcaactggtgtaaattgtagGGGGTGGAATGTAACTTACTAAGAGAAGGAATTGGGAGTTCCTGACTCCCCCAACCCACTTGCCCActcccagggctggttttaacACGGATTAAAAATCTAACCCTATTTCCCAGAGGCCCCAGTTTTGCTCCCGCCAGCACAAAGCAGGAAGCATTCCACTGCACCGGGCGAAGCTCGGGCATGAGAGAGGAGATCAGGCTGGGAGTTTCTAATCCTCCCTAGAACATGTCCAGTCAGATCCTGTGCCTTGGGATTTACAGGTAGTTTGGCTGGGCCTCAGCTTCGGGATCTGATCCGGCAACCACCTCCTCTGCTGTAGCATTTACTCACCTGGTTTTCTAGGCAGCTGGCGAGCAGTTTTTACTAGTTCTAAAAGCCAAACAAAAGGAGAATCTGCAGCTGCTCAGTCCGAGGCAGGGCGTGGTGCATTTTCGGGAGGGGGGGGGTTACTCTCGTCTCCTTCTCAAGAGGCACTGGTTCGGATTGCGAGCCCCAGGCACTGATCTAACTGTTGCCCTGGCTCCAATGGTCCCGTCCTACAGGCCAGGATAGCCGGATTGCAGGGGGCCCACTCCTTCCCGGAACATGCCtggaggctgggagctgctgtgggaagcAGGAAGGGCCATTACGCTGGTCCCACCCCAGCAGATAATCCCCTTCATGGCAGAGGAAGCCCCGGTGAGGGAGATATGGCTGATTCCTTGCCCCTTCCAGACACCGGAGGGGTTAGTTTAGTTGCAGGGAACAGCCAGTGTTTAAAAATACTGGGGGAGGTTTTCAAACGCAGAGACAAgtgttaggcacccaaatcccatggGTGTCCACTGGGAGTTATGCACCTAGCTGCCCTCTGCGCTTTGAAAACAACCCATCCAGGAGGCATGTACTGACCGCCCACAATTCTGACCCACGCAGACGACGACTGGCGTTTTTAAAAGGTCCTATTGCCTGTCCAGTCTCCCCTggaacttcagtgggttttggtaGCCTAAAGCCTTGATAAAATCCCAGCTAATAGTTAACCACCAGCCCACCTCCCGTTTCCAAGCAACGCAAATTCAAGACCTGGCATTCCAGCTGGTCCAGAGCAGGACTCTAACTCATGCCCCAAGGGCCTGGCTTTCCAGAGAGCTGAGTTTCCATTAGGCATCAACCCAAGCGGCTGGGTTTTCAAGAATGCTCACTGGCTGTGGAGGTCTCCTGGAAATCTGGCCATCAGCGTCACAATGGGAGCCGCTGGGGGCTGAGAGCTCTCGCAAATCTGGGCCTCATTAagatgcctaaatgggagctgagctcttgtCAAAACCCGGCCCCAAGGAAGTGCGCGGCTCCCGTAGCACCAATGCACGCTGGGGAGGACAGTCCTAGATATACTCTGCACTGATTCTCACAGTGACCTTGCATTGGCCACAGCTTATCGGTGAAAGATAGAGCAGCTCAGAGGTTGCTCTAAGTTACCTCCCTTTGCTCTGGTCTCTACGAGTACATccaccctgcagctgggagcaagccagGTAGACAGGCTAGCCAGCTGAGCTCTGGCCCCAGGGGTGATAGGCAGGCTTGTTTTCTAGCAGCTACCCATGTGACAATGTCCAGactgctacttttagcatgctGGCTTGCGCACAGCTAGCACGTCTGTCTACCCCATGGGGACATATGCCAGCGGGGAATCAGCGTGGCACTGCTCCTACGGCAGTGTCTGTGTGGGAGGCAGTTGACACAGGAGCCAGCTACACCCCTCACACGCGCTGGGATCTCTTCTATGCCTGAGGAATGCTCAACTGGCTAGCAAGTATCAGACTCCAACATTCGGAGAAGGGAGGCCACCCAGGTGTTTTTGCAGAACAGTGGGCCAAGTTACCTTCTTTCCTCATTCCCACACGAAAGCACTTCTTCAGGCGACAGTACTGGCACTGGTTGCGGTGGTGCTGGTCAATCTGACAGTCTCGGTTAGACCTGTGTGCAAATCAGACAAGAACACGCCATTGCAAGGGGGTAGGAAAGTGCTGACCCAAAAGAAGTGTATTTTGTTAGGTAAGTACAGGGGAAGGTGAGGATGATAGGGCACGAAACTGGGGTTCAATTTACAGGTTCCTCTGTGGGACCTCGAGCAGGTCATGTGatcgttctgtgcctcagtttccctgtccaATGGGGACAAAAGTGCCCTGCTACACGGAGGGGTTGGGAGGATGAATACATTAGAGATTTTGACAGGCCCAGATACTCTAGGAATGGGAGCCTGAGGAGTATTTTAGACAGACAGACTGGGCTGAGAGCTGTATTGCATTAATGCTGGGCTGAGAGGCCTCAACAGAAATGgggactccattgtgccaggcactgcacacaTGGACAGCAAGACAGAAACTCTGCCTCGCCAAACAGCTCTCGTGGGG includes:
- the NR2F6 gene encoding nuclear receptor subfamily 2 group F member 6; its protein translation is MAMVAGGWGDPNGDTNGVDKGYPRTSEEDSVSPQGGVSDQEHGDEDKPGIQVDCTVCGDKSSGKHYGVFTCEGCKSFFKRSIRRNLSYTCRSNRDCQIDQHHRNQCQYCRLKKCFRVGMRKEAVQRGRIPPTHSSTSPNAMPSGEYYNGQPVSELISQLLRAEPYPTARYGSQYAQQGSVMGIDNICELAARLLFSTVEWARNIPFFPDLPVSDQVALLRLSWSELFVLNAAQSALPLHMAPLLAAAGFHASPMSADRVVSFMDQIRIFQDQVEKLNRLQVDSAEYSCLKAIALFTPDACGLSDPAHVESLQEKAQVALTEYVRAQYPSQPQRFGRLLLRLPALRAVPASLISQLFFMRLVGKTPIETLIRDMLLSGSTFNWPYGTGQ